A genome region from Halichondria panicea chromosome 15, odHalPani1.1, whole genome shotgun sequence includes the following:
- the LOC135348917 gene encoding multiple epidermal growth factor-like domains protein 10: MTFTGYHDVSHMTMSFRVECSPGFCGPDCTTTPQNNPRVATCQADGTLTCTDNRLDPSPLVACNDCLYNYDPISNCTACLPGFCGPDCTTTPQNNPRVATCQANGSLVCDNNFDPKTNCTKCVDNYALTTNCLSCLFGYDINSGCTVCLLGQNISTRCTTCLSGFTGSKCEPNSSLSVGVVGGITGGVGGVLLLIILVMAVFLILLTVRIKKSGNQDISTATTTGETLDTCTKVYIVKSTCVEVDLY, encoded by the exons ATGACGTTCACTGGATACCACGACGtatctcacatgaccatgaGTTTCAGAGTCGAGTGCTCTCCTGGTTTCTGTGGACCTGACTGTACCACCACACCTCAGAACAATCCACGAGTGGCGACATGTCAAGCTGATGGCACTCTAACATGTACTGATAACCGATTAGACCCTTCACCTCTTGTAGCCTGCAACGACTGCCTCTACAACTATGACCCAATCTCCAATTGCACAGCCTGTCTTCCTGGTTTCTGTGGACCTGACTGTACCACCACACCTCAGAACAATCCACGGGTGGCGACATGTCAAGCTAATGGCTCTCTAGTGTGTGACAATAACTTCGATCCTAAAACAAACTGTACTAAGTGTGTGGATAATTATGCTCTAACCACCAACTGCTTAAGCTGTTTGTTTGGCTATGATATTAATAGTGGATGTACAGTATGTCTCCTAGGACAAAACATATCCACAAGATGTACCACTTGTCTGTCTGGATTCACTGGCAGTAAATGTGAACCTA ACTCTTCACTAAGTGTGGGAGTGGTGGGTGGTATCACTggaggagtgggtggagttttGCTGCTTATCATTCTAGTAATGGCCGTGTTCCTCATCCTACTTACAGTCCGTATCAAAAAGAGTGGTAACCAAGACATCAGTACTGCCACTACTACAGGTGAAACACTAGACACATGTACTAAAGTCTATATAGTCAAGTCAACCTGTGTTGAGGTTGACCTTTattaa